One genomic window of Mucilaginibacter sp. SJ includes the following:
- a CDS encoding BamA/TamA family outer membrane protein encodes MIKKLPLLFVLLLGMLKTQAQDSVQYRMILIGDAGETDLQQSAVLKHAAANVLKNKTSVFYLGDNVYPRGMGLPGSPEETETQKILQSQYQPMRAAGAPVYFIPGNHDWDKMGPLGLAKIKRQWEYLDQQGDKLLKMVPENGCPDPVEINLTNDLTVIAFDSEWWLYPFNKSNPGAECDCKNKDDIADKIKLIFERNKDKVIILASHHPFQSYGTHGGYFSLKDHIFPLTVVNKDLWVPLPGIGSLYPFLRSTFSNPEDLGHPLYKDMIKKVDAVFGSFPNLIHVAGHEHGLQFIKSKQLQVVSGAGAKQTYAIKGKYSLFADATQGYVTADLLIDKRMRFTYYIDSDKGVKQVFTYTQPYTSVKNVPDTLHTPIKTDSVMVRVHPKYDSVSNFHRRWFGENYRKEWAAETKLPVIRLSEIHGGLKTESIGGGFQTHSLRLIDKDGKEWVLRSVEKQPEKILPDEFQETFAKDWVNDAMSAQHPFSALIVPPLADAARVPHANPIIGVVSADPVLGQYANIFANKVCLLEEREPGGKSDNTVKMIGKMLEDNDNTVDGEEFLRARLLDLLIGDWDRHGDQWRWRDEDKGKGKFYTAVPRDRDQVFYTNQGVLPTIAAQPWIAPNLQGFSGEIYSIKYSLWKTMFMQRWPSVQYSHEQWTKIVNDFVAAETDEVLEAGLRRLPESSYKLRHDVLLKQLKERRANIPAEMEYYYKFINKIVDIHTSNKNELVTVKDEPNGSLNVIINKINKDGEVKDTLMNQNYHPDITKELRIYVSGGDDKVVLDNATSPIKLRFIDSTGTKTYNIVKSLNTVQLYDRGKKLSITGDESKVNKHISKDSANTSYLRVNLMNVIAPLANISYNPDEGVLLGAGFKYTHQEGFQKLPYNDVQTVFASHSFTTKAFKIKYSGEWIHAFGNADFLMDGQLDYPDNINFFGRGNETPFIKVGDYRKYHRTRFTNFTFSPAFRWRNESGTSVTVGPAFQYYKLDVDDNTGRFITYPLLTNAPDSYTFDKTKMHAGIVVNFTSDKRNDKVLPAWGSFINIKLQEFNGLNNNSTSFAQLIPQVALYKSLNAKSTIVLADRVGGGITIGKTAFYQSLFLGGQDNLLGYRLYRFAGQHSFYNNLELRIKLTDFASYIVPGQIGVIGFYDIGRVWENGQSSDKWHNGTGAGFYVAPARLAVIKIIAGYSEEGWYPYLSTSFRF; translated from the coding sequence ATGATTAAAAAACTACCCTTGTTGTTTGTTTTACTATTGGGCATGCTAAAAACCCAGGCCCAGGATTCGGTACAGTACAGGATGATCCTCATTGGAGATGCCGGCGAAACGGATCTGCAGCAAAGTGCTGTTTTAAAACATGCGGCTGCCAACGTGCTCAAAAATAAAACCTCAGTGTTTTATCTGGGCGATAATGTTTATCCACGGGGAATGGGTTTGCCGGGCAGCCCTGAAGAGACAGAAACCCAAAAGATCCTGCAATCACAATATCAGCCAATGCGTGCCGCGGGAGCGCCGGTTTATTTTATCCCCGGCAATCACGACTGGGATAAAATGGGACCGCTTGGTTTAGCCAAAATAAAACGACAGTGGGAGTACCTTGATCAACAGGGCGATAAGCTGCTGAAAATGGTGCCTGAAAATGGCTGTCCCGATCCGGTTGAGATTAATTTGACGAATGATCTTACCGTAATAGCTTTTGACAGTGAATGGTGGTTATACCCTTTCAATAAAAGCAACCCTGGTGCGGAGTGCGATTGTAAAAACAAAGATGACATTGCCGATAAGATCAAGCTGATTTTTGAGCGTAATAAAGATAAGGTGATCATCCTGGCATCGCATCACCCGTTTCAGAGTTATGGTACACATGGTGGCTATTTTTCGCTTAAGGACCATATTTTTCCGTTAACCGTAGTTAATAAAGACCTATGGGTGCCGTTGCCGGGAATTGGTTCGCTTTACCCATTTTTACGTTCTACATTTTCAAACCCCGAAGATTTGGGGCATCCCTTGTATAAAGATATGATCAAAAAGGTGGATGCTGTTTTTGGAAGTTTTCCAAACCTTATTCACGTGGCGGGGCATGAGCATGGCCTGCAATTCATCAAAAGCAAACAGTTGCAGGTGGTGAGCGGCGCAGGTGCTAAGCAAACCTATGCCATTAAAGGCAAATACTCGCTTTTTGCGGATGCTACCCAAGGTTATGTAACTGCTGATTTACTGATTGACAAACGGATGCGTTTTACTTATTATATCGACAGTGATAAAGGTGTTAAGCAGGTGTTTACCTATACGCAGCCTTATACATCAGTAAAAAATGTTCCTGATACGCTGCACACACCAATCAAGACAGATAGCGTCATGGTTAGGGTGCACCCCAAATATGATAGCGTAAGCAATTTTCACCGCCGCTGGTTTGGTGAAAACTATCGTAAGGAATGGGCTGCCGAAACCAAACTGCCTGTGATCAGGCTATCGGAAATTCATGGCGGTTTAAAGACCGAAAGCATTGGCGGTGGTTTCCAGACACACTCACTTCGTTTAATTGATAAGGATGGCAAGGAGTGGGTGCTCCGCAGCGTGGAGAAGCAGCCTGAAAAGATTTTGCCCGATGAATTCCAGGAAACGTTTGCCAAAGACTGGGTTAACGATGCCATGAGTGCCCAGCACCCGTTTTCGGCACTGATAGTACCGCCGCTGGCTGATGCCGCACGTGTGCCGCATGCCAACCCGATAATTGGTGTGGTATCGGCTGATCCGGTTTTGGGGCAGTATGCTAATATTTTTGCCAATAAAGTTTGTTTGCTTGAAGAGCGCGAACCGGGTGGCAAATCGGATAATACCGTGAAGATGATAGGCAAAATGCTGGAGGATAATGATAATACCGTAGACGGCGAGGAATTTCTACGCGCCCGCCTGCTCGACTTGCTCATTGGTGATTGGGACAGGCACGGCGATCAGTGGCGCTGGCGTGATGAGGATAAAGGGAAAGGTAAATTCTATACTGCCGTTCCGCGCGACCGCGATCAGGTGTTTTATACCAACCAGGGTGTATTGCCAACCATAGCAGCACAGCCATGGATTGCACCGAACCTGCAGGGCTTTAGCGGGGAGATTTACAGCATAAAATACTCTCTATGGAAAACCATGTTCATGCAACGATGGCCATCTGTACAATACAGTCATGAACAATGGACAAAAATTGTGAATGATTTTGTTGCCGCAGAAACTGATGAGGTACTGGAAGCCGGTTTAAGGCGTTTGCCGGAGTCATCCTATAAGTTAAGGCATGACGTATTGCTAAAGCAGCTAAAAGAACGCCGCGCTAATATCCCGGCCGAAATGGAGTATTACTACAAGTTCATCAATAAAATAGTTGATATCCATACTTCAAATAAAAATGAGCTGGTAACTGTGAAGGATGAGCCGAACGGCAGCCTCAATGTGATCATCAACAAGATCAATAAGGATGGTGAGGTTAAGGATACGCTGATGAACCAGAATTACCATCCCGATATTACCAAAGAGCTCCGCATTTATGTAAGCGGCGGGGATGATAAGGTGGTGCTTGATAATGCCACATCACCAATAAAATTGAGGTTTATTGATAGCACAGGCACCAAAACTTATAATATTGTAAAATCGCTTAATACTGTACAGCTTTATGACCGGGGCAAAAAGCTGAGCATAACCGGCGATGAATCAAAGGTTAATAAACACATTAGTAAGGATAGTGCCAACACATCATATTTAAGGGTTAACCTGATGAATGTGATAGCGCCACTTGCCAATATCTCCTACAATCCGGATGAGGGCGTACTGCTTGGTGCTGGTTTTAAATACACCCATCAGGAAGGCTTTCAAAAGTTGCCTTATAACGATGTTCAAACGGTATTTGCCAGCCACTCATTTACTACAAAGGCTTTCAAGATTAAATATAGCGGAGAATGGATCCATGCCTTTGGCAATGCCGACTTTTTGATGGATGGCCAGCTTGATTATCCGGATAATATCAATTTTTTTGGCAGGGGTAATGAAACGCCATTTATTAAAGTTGGTGATTACCGTAAATATCACCGTACGCGCTTCACTAATTTTACTTTCAGCCCCGCCTTCAGGTGGCGTAATGAATCGGGTACTTCCGTTACGGTAGGCCCTGCGTTTCAGTACTATAAATTAGATGTTGATGACAATACCGGCCGATTTATTACATATCCGTTACTCACAAATGCTCCCGACAGTTATACCTTTGACAAAACAAAAATGCATGCCGGTATAGTTGTTAACTTTACCAGCGATAAACGCAACGACAAAGTACTTCCGGCCTGGGGAAGTTTTATTAATATCAAACTTCAGGAGTTTAATGGCTTAAATAATAACTCCACAAGTTTTGCCCAGCTTATACCCCAGGTTGCTTTGTACAAGAGCCTGAATGCCAAAAGCACTATTGTTTTGGCCGATAGAGTGGGAGGTGGTATTACCATCGGAAAAACCGCCTTTTACCAGTCGTTGTTTTTAGGTGGGCAGGATAATTTATTAGGTTACAGGCTTTATAGGTTTGCCGGCCAGCATAGTTTTTATAATAACCTGGAGTTGCGTATAAAACTGACTGATTTTGCCAGTTATATAGTTCCCGGACAAATAGGCGTTATAGGCTTTTATGATATAGGCCGTGTTTGGGAAAACGGGCAAAGTTCAGATAAATGGCATAACGGCACCGGCGCGGGTTTTTACGTGGCACCTGCACGACTGGCGGTTATTAAGATAATTGCCGGTTACTCTGAAGAAGGATGGTACCCTTATCTTTCAACAAGTTTCAGATTTTAA
- a CDS encoding SdiA-regulated domain-containing protein → MTGFKKQNARRKLVVYLTGMFTAAAVFLAISCKNKEKAIPLSPPGYDLNHPIKYKMPEDLTEISGFAFHNGKNDSVYAQQDEEGFLFNLKLGDKKANYTKFAKSGDYEDVAICREQVIMLKSDGTLFTFPFSQVRAKEVTDVQKTKGELPEGEYEAIYADDKSGLVYALCKHCAEEKTSKSSSGYILKLQPDGTLKQSGSFMIDVKEIERLANKKRVPFRPSALAKNTFTNEWYVLSSVNKMLVVTDANWKVKNVYPLSVTIFGQPEGMAFDNQRNLYISNEGDQLSAGNILKFSFKK, encoded by the coding sequence TTAAAAAGCAAAATGCCAGGCGAAAGCTGGTTGTTTACTTAACGGGGATGTTTACCGCAGCCGCTGTGTTTTTGGCAATTTCCTGCAAAAATAAAGAGAAAGCTATTCCTTTAAGCCCGCCGGGATATGATCTTAATCACCCCATTAAATATAAAATGCCCGAGGATTTGACCGAAATCTCCGGCTTTGCCTTTCACAACGGTAAAAATGATTCGGTTTACGCCCAGCAGGACGAAGAAGGTTTTTTGTTTAACCTGAAGCTGGGCGATAAAAAAGCAAACTATACCAAATTTGCTAAAAGCGGCGACTATGAAGATGTAGCCATTTGCCGCGAACAGGTGATCATGCTTAAAAGCGATGGAACGTTATTTACCTTTCCCTTTAGCCAGGTTAGGGCCAAAGAAGTAACCGACGTGCAAAAAACAAAAGGCGAACTTCCTGAAGGTGAATATGAAGCCATATACGCCGATGACAAGTCGGGCCTTGTTTATGCATTGTGCAAGCACTGCGCCGAAGAAAAAACTTCAAAAAGCAGCAGCGGCTATATCCTGAAATTGCAGCCTGATGGTACACTGAAGCAATCGGGCAGTTTTATGATAGATGTTAAGGAAATCGAGCGCCTTGCCAATAAAAAACGTGTGCCGTTCCGCCCTTCGGCTTTAGCCAAAAATACATTCACCAATGAGTGGTATGTCCTTTCGTCGGTAAATAAAATGCTGGTAGTTACTGACGCTAACTGGAAGGTGAAAAACGTTTACCCTTTAAGTGTAACTATATTCGGCCAGCCCGAGGGCATGGCATTTGATAATCAGCGTAATCTGTATATCTCTAATGAAGGTGATCAGTTAAGCGCTGGTAATATATTGAAATTCAGCTTTAAGAAATAG